In Paenibacillus sp. FSL R7-0345, a single window of DNA contains:
- a CDS encoding fucose 4-O-acetylase yields MERESTLEARGETFFLNLRFMLIVTVFAGNAIEPLISRMNGMHGLYMWIFSFHMPLFVLVTGYFARKSLTGGAGRKVLLQIGMQYLIFQTLYSALDVSLFHVDGIHHSVFAPYLLLWFLASHACWRLLMLGMGKWSAPAQIAFAVAAGVAVGYLQVDGVWFSISRTFVYLPYFVIGYHLSFGTFTKLYRKNIKTAAAAVSVLLLAVLVLASPGLPLGWLYGNMTYMQLGATEWYAGMYRLALYAVQIAASLAFLGLVPYGVSRMTDWGRRTLYVFLLHGFIVRLAAASGIYSYIGNTAGAVLLLSAAVLCTLLLARPAVKRWLHPLVEPQVDWMISLQRAALRRTP; encoded by the coding sequence ATGGAAAGGGAAAGTACGCTGGAGGCGCGCGGAGAAACGTTTTTTCTTAACCTGCGATTCATGCTTATCGTCACTGTATTCGCCGGTAATGCAATCGAGCCGTTAATCAGCAGAATGAACGGCATGCACGGGCTTTATATGTGGATTTTCAGCTTCCATATGCCGCTGTTTGTGCTGGTCACCGGTTATTTCGCCAGGAAGAGCCTTACCGGAGGCGCAGGCCGCAAGGTACTCCTGCAGATCGGTATGCAGTACCTGATTTTTCAGACTCTGTATTCAGCTCTTGACGTATCCCTTTTTCATGTAGACGGCATTCATCATTCCGTATTCGCTCCCTATCTGCTCCTGTGGTTTCTGGCCAGTCATGCCTGCTGGCGTCTACTGATGCTGGGAATGGGCAAGTGGTCCGCACCAGCACAAATAGCATTTGCTGTAGCAGCCGGCGTAGCCGTCGGCTATTTACAGGTAGACGGGGTATGGTTCAGCATCAGCCGCACTTTTGTGTATCTGCCTTATTTCGTAATCGGCTATCATCTCTCTTTCGGCACCTTCACTAAGCTCTACCGCAAAAATATTAAAACAGCCGCAGCCGCTGTCTCCGTACTGCTCCTCGCCGTGCTCGTTCTGGCAAGTCCGGGGCTTCCGCTCGGCTGGCTGTACGGCAATATGACTTATATGCAGCTGGGTGCAACTGAATGGTATGCGGGCATGTACCGTCTGGCGCTGTATGCTGTGCAGATTGCAGCTTCGCTCGCGTTTCTCGGACTCGTGCCTTATGGTGTAAGCCGGATGACGGACTGGGGACGCCGCACGTTGTATGTCTTCCTGCTCCACGGCTTCATTGTCCGGCTGGCTGCTGCTTCCGGGATTTACAGCTACATCGGCAATACGGCCGGAGCCGTTCTGCTCCTGTCCGCAGCCGTCCTCTGCACACTGCTGCTTGCCCGGCCGGCTGTCAAGCGCTGGCTCCACCCGCTGGTTGAACCGCAGGTAGACTGGATGATCAGCCTGCAGCGCGCTGCGCTGCGGCGCACTCCTTAA
- a CDS encoding alpha/beta hydrolase yields the protein MKKTINRRRILLSLAVLLIVAGLLLWRYLTPYEPEQNAETAMLSAAGVTVEQNDGWISFEPAVSSGTAVIFYPGALVEAEAYAPLAKRIATAGHPFYIAQMPFNLAVIKGDAAEEIISAHPEQSFVIGGHSLGGVMASRYAAEHEDQLEGVFYLASYPDEKGSLKDTTLSVLSVLGSADTVVNRDNYNEGRAYLPGNTVYLSIEGGNHAQFGSYGKQKGDGEASITEEEQQIRTARAMLDWLGNLR from the coding sequence TTGAAAAAAACAATAAACAGACGCAGGATTCTCCTGTCGCTTGCAGTCCTTCTGATCGTTGCCGGATTGCTGCTGTGGAGATACCTGACACCGTATGAGCCGGAACAAAATGCCGAGACTGCAATGCTCTCCGCCGCAGGTGTGACAGTGGAACAGAACGACGGCTGGATTTCTTTTGAGCCGGCTGTGAGCAGCGGTACAGCTGTTATTTTTTATCCGGGTGCGCTAGTTGAAGCAGAGGCCTATGCGCCGCTCGCCAAAAGAATTGCCACCGCAGGACATCCGTTCTACATAGCCCAAATGCCGTTCAATCTGGCCGTCATTAAAGGGGATGCGGCGGAGGAAATTATCAGCGCTCATCCGGAGCAGTCCTTTGTGATCGGCGGCCACTCCCTGGGCGGTGTTATGGCATCGCGTTACGCGGCAGAGCATGAGGATCAGCTGGAGGGCGTCTTTTACCTCGCATCTTACCCGGATGAGAAAGGCAGCCTGAAGGACACGACGCTGTCTGTCTTGTCTGTGCTCGGAAGTGCGGATACCGTGGTCAACAGGGACAATTACAATGAAGGCCGTGCCTACTTGCCCGGCAATACTGTCTATTTGTCCATTGAGGGCGGAAATCATGCCCAGTTCGGAAGCTACGGGAAGCAGAAAGGCGACGGGGAAGCTTCCATCACAGAAGAAGAGCAGCAGATCCGCACCGCGCGGGCTATGCTGGATTGGCTGGGCAACCTGCGCTGA
- a CDS encoding HAD-IA family hydrolase has translation MPQLHVNDLAVPCQCILFDKDGTLLDLLATWGAWAELVLQGLDNQLALIGGSSLPDLSSVLGTRHGADGRLTGYDPAGPLAMATAEESTGILAWHLYSAGVPWNEAVTRVNAIAKEAMNRLRAQRAAVPLPGLPPFLQQCAAAGLKLGVVTSDGAGTTGEHLEWMGISGYFQTVVTRDRVRHGKPAPEMAELACRELEVLPENTVIIGDSNADMQLGKGAGLRLSVGISPEGTAGHLLDADTIVTGYHQLHITD, from the coding sequence ATGCCGCAGCTGCATGTTAATGATCTGGCCGTTCCCTGCCAGTGTATATTATTCGATAAGGACGGCACTCTGCTGGACCTGCTCGCCACCTGGGGAGCCTGGGCGGAGCTGGTGCTGCAGGGGCTGGACAATCAGCTGGCGCTCATAGGGGGCAGCAGCCTGCCTGATTTGTCCAGTGTTCTCGGGACCCGGCACGGCGCTGACGGCCGGCTGACCGGCTATGACCCTGCCGGGCCGCTGGCGATGGCGACAGCCGAAGAGAGCACTGGCATTCTGGCCTGGCATCTGTACAGTGCCGGTGTTCCCTGGAACGAAGCAGTTACCCGTGTTAATGCTATTGCCAAAGAGGCGATGAACAGGCTGCGGGCACAGCGCGCTGCAGTACCTCTGCCGGGCCTGCCGCCGTTTCTGCAGCAGTGTGCAGCTGCAGGGCTGAAGCTCGGAGTTGTTACTTCAGACGGAGCCGGGACGACTGGTGAACATCTGGAATGGATGGGCATTTCCGGTTATTTCCAAACGGTGGTGACAAGAGACCGGGTGCGGCACGGGAAGCCGGCGCCCGAAATGGCTGAGCTGGCCTGCCGTGAGCTGGAGGTTCTGCCGGAGAATACTGTCATTATCGGTGACAGCAATGCGGATATGCAGCTTGGCAAAGGGGCCGGCCTGCGGCTGTCTGTCGGAATCTCGCCGGAAGGCACTGCAGGCCACCTGCTGGATGCGGACACCATTGTTACCGGGTATCATCAGCTTCATATTACAGATTAA
- a CDS encoding NAD-dependent protein deacylase: MDQVQTLVSWIKDSGNIVFFGGAGTSTESGIPDFRSAAGLYQSEQNSPYPPEVMLSRRFFMSSPDIFFDFYRSKMLHPEAVPNGAHLLLAELEGQGKLKAVITQNIDGLHQKAGSRAVFELHGSVHRNHCMGCGCFYPLETVTGSAERVPRCGDCGGIIKPDVVLYEEELDHDVLVGSVAAIAAADLLIIGGTSLTVQPAASLVTYFHGRHTVLLNGEPTPYDHRADLIITDRIGEVMGRVLVQL, translated from the coding sequence ATGGATCAAGTGCAGACACTGGTTTCCTGGATTAAGGACAGCGGAAATATTGTGTTTTTCGGCGGAGCCGGAACGTCTACTGAAAGCGGAATTCCCGATTTCCGTTCTGCGGCCGGATTATATCAGTCTGAGCAAAATTCCCCATATCCGCCTGAGGTCATGCTCAGCCGCCGTTTTTTTATGTCCTCGCCGGACATTTTTTTTGATTTTTACCGAAGCAAAATGCTGCACCCGGAGGCCGTACCCAATGGCGCACATCTGCTGCTTGCCGAGCTTGAGGGCCAGGGCAAGCTGAAGGCGGTCATTACGCAGAATATCGACGGCCTGCATCAGAAGGCGGGCAGCCGGGCCGTGTTCGAGCTGCACGGCTCGGTTCACCGGAATCACTGTATGGGATGCGGCTGCTTTTATCCTTTGGAAACCGTTACAGGTTCAGCTGAGCGGGTTCCGCGCTGCGGAGACTGCGGCGGCATCATTAAGCCGGATGTAGTGCTGTATGAAGAAGAGCTTGATCATGATGTGCTGGTCGGATCTGTTGCAGCCATTGCTGCGGCCGATCTGCTGATTATCGGCGGTACCTCGCTGACGGTACAGCCGGCTGCCAGTCTCGTAACCTATTTTCACGGGCGCCATACTGTCCTGCTGAATGGAGAGCCTACTCCGTATGATCACCGGGCTGATCTGATTATTACGGACCGGATCGGCGAGGTTATGGGGAGAGTACTGGTCCAGCTGTGA